From one Coxiella-like endosymbiont genomic stretch:
- the rplC gene encoding 50S ribosomal protein L3, whose amino-acid sequence MPIGLVGRKCGMTHVFTKTGVSIPVTVVEVMPNRVTQIKMLDIDGYCAIQVAQGKKSSARVNKAIAGHYAKSGVEAGEVIREFRVTTKELAKAKIGDELKVDIFKEGQAVDVRGLTRGKGFAGTVKRHNFRTQDATHGNSLSHRAPGSIGQCQTPGRVWKGKKMAGHMGNTYRTVQNQEIVRVDAERHLLLIKGALPGAPGSELIITESTKKIKGDK is encoded by the coding sequence ATGCCTATTGGTTTAGTTGGTCGAAAATGTGGTATGACTCACGTCTTTACAAAGACGGGAGTTTCTATTCCTGTCACCGTGGTTGAAGTAATGCCTAATCGGGTTACTCAAATAAAAATGCTGGATATCGATGGCTATTGCGCTATCCAAGTAGCTCAAGGCAAAAAATCCTCGGCTCGTGTCAATAAGGCAATAGCAGGGCATTATGCGAAAAGTGGTGTAGAGGCAGGAGAGGTTATTCGTGAATTTCGTGTGACTACCAAGGAGTTGGCCAAAGCCAAAATAGGTGATGAGCTCAAAGTGGACATTTTTAAAGAAGGGCAGGCTGTTGATGTGCGGGGTTTAACTCGCGGAAAAGGCTTTGCGGGTACCGTAAAGCGCCATAATTTTCGCACTCAGGACGCTACCCATGGGAATTCCTTATCCCATCGTGCGCCGGGTTCGATAGGTCAATGTCAGACACCAGGGCGTGTGTGGAAAGGTAAAAAAATGGCAGGCCATATGGGAAATACCTACCGTACGGTCCAGAATCAAGAAATTGTTAGAGTTGATGCTGAACGACACCTCCTTTTAATCAAAGGCGCATTGCCTGGTGCTCCTGGTAGCGAACTGATTATTACGGAATCAACTAAAAAGATCAAAGGGGATAAGTGA
- the rplD gene encoding 50S ribosomal protein L4 has product MELSVHSFDKKELSKIAVADTAFGKEFKEGLVHQVVTAYLAGARAGTKTQKPRSGVRGGGTKPWRQKGTGRARAGSIRSPLWRGGGVTFAAKPRDFSQKVNRKMYHRAMVSIFSELIRKKRLTVVENLKLKEAKTQELKGLLAGLNIEKALIILDGQDRNIELASRNMIDITTSDAMQVDPVSLVAAENVLITVDALKKLEERLS; this is encoded by the coding sequence ATGGAGCTTTCGGTACATTCCTTCGACAAAAAGGAATTGAGCAAAATCGCTGTGGCTGATACTGCCTTCGGAAAGGAATTTAAAGAAGGTTTAGTTCATCAAGTTGTTACTGCCTATTTAGCTGGTGCACGAGCTGGGACTAAAACGCAAAAGCCGCGAAGTGGGGTCCGGGGAGGCGGAACTAAGCCATGGCGACAAAAAGGGACTGGCCGAGCTCGAGCTGGAAGCATTCGAAGTCCTCTGTGGCGCGGTGGTGGTGTAACTTTTGCAGCAAAACCCCGTGATTTCTCACAAAAAGTAAACCGAAAAATGTATCATCGCGCAATGGTTTCTATTTTTTCCGAATTAATTCGGAAAAAGCGCCTTACTGTAGTAGAAAATTTGAAACTGAAAGAGGCTAAAACTCAGGAATTAAAGGGGTTACTGGCAGGCTTAAATATAGAAAAAGCTTTGATCATTCTAGATGGGCAAGATCGCAATATTGAGCTGGCCTCACGAAATATGATTGATATTACAACTTCTGATGCTATGCAGGTAGATCCCGTCAGTCTCGTCGCTGCAGAAAATGTATTGATTACGGTAGATGCTCTGAAAAAACTCGAGGAGAGATTGTCGTGA
- the rplW gene encoding 50S ribosomal protein L23, whose amino-acid sequence MNQERLLKILMAAHVSEKSALISGQHVFEVTPGATKSQIKSAVENQFNVVVKVVRICNVKGKTTRFRQVRGQRKNWKKAYITLVPGNEIDIATSK is encoded by the coding sequence GTGAATCAAGAGAGATTGTTAAAAATTCTTATGGCTGCTCACGTATCAGAAAAGAGTGCTTTAATTAGCGGTCAACATGTATTTGAAGTAACACCGGGTGCAACGAAATCCCAAATTAAGTCCGCTGTAGAAAATCAATTTAATGTCGTGGTAAAGGTAGTGCGCATTTGCAATGTTAAAGGAAAAACTACGCGATTTCGACAAGTGCGCGGCCAGCGTAAGAATTGGAAAAAAGCGTACATTACATTAGTACCAGGCAATGAAATTGATATTGCAACTAGCAAATAA
- the rplB gene encoding 50S ribosomal protein L2, giving the protein MALVKTKPTSPGRRFVVKVVHPDLHKGDPYVALVESKKRINCRNNQGRITVRRRGGGHKRHYRIIDFKRNKEGEGTVERLEYDPNRSAHIALILFQDGERRYIIAPKGLHQDSRVTSGKDAPIRPGNCLPLQNIPLGTTIHNLELKPGRGAQLIRSAGTSARLAAKEGIYAIVRMRSGEMRKVLASCRACVGEVSNSEHNLRSLGKAGAKRWRGRRPTVRGVAMNPVDHPHGGGEGKTSGGRHPVSPTGKPTKGYKTRRNKRTTNMIIRDRRKK; this is encoded by the coding sequence ATGGCTTTAGTAAAAACAAAACCCACGTCACCCGGACGACGATTTGTTGTCAAGGTTGTGCACCCGGACTTACATAAAGGTGACCCGTATGTAGCTCTGGTAGAAAGTAAAAAGCGTATTAATTGCCGTAACAATCAGGGGCGCATTACTGTGCGTCGTCGTGGTGGTGGACATAAGCGCCATTATCGCATTATTGACTTTAAACGGAATAAGGAAGGGGAAGGTACTGTAGAACGATTGGAATATGATCCGAATCGCAGTGCTCATATTGCCTTAATTTTATTCCAGGACGGGGAGCGTCGCTACATTATAGCTCCTAAAGGGCTTCATCAAGATTCCCGAGTGACTTCGGGAAAAGATGCTCCAATTAGACCAGGTAATTGTTTGCCATTGCAGAATATTCCCTTAGGGACTACTATTCATAACCTTGAATTAAAACCGGGAAGAGGGGCACAACTTATCCGGAGTGCAGGTACTTCCGCTCGATTAGCAGCCAAAGAAGGAATTTACGCCATTGTTCGGATGCGTTCTGGCGAGATGCGAAAGGTTTTAGCAAGTTGCCGTGCTTGTGTGGGAGAAGTATCCAACTCGGAACATAATTTACGTTCCCTAGGTAAAGCGGGTGCCAAACGTTGGCGTGGACGCCGACCTACTGTTCGTGGTGTGGCCATGAATCCAGTAGATCATCCTCATGGAGGGGGCGAGGGTAAGACTTCAGGCGGCCGCCATCCGGTTTCTCCGACAGGTAAACCGACGAAAGGCTATAAGACCCGTCGTAATAAACGTACGACTAACATGATCATTCGTGATCGGCGCAAGAAATGA
- the rpsS gene encoding 30S ribosomal protein S19, with product MPRSTNKGPFVDHHLLKKVEQAQKEDRKRPIKTWSRRSMVTPEMVGLTIAVHNGRQHVPIYISENMVGHKLGEFAITRTFRAHSGDRKAKKEG from the coding sequence GTGCCAAGATCAACAAATAAAGGCCCATTTGTGGACCACCACCTCTTAAAAAAGGTGGAACAAGCACAAAAAGAAGACAGAAAGCGGCCTATTAAGACCTGGTCGCGACGTTCTATGGTAACTCCTGAAATGGTCGGTTTAACTATTGCAGTCCATAATGGTCGCCAACATGTGCCTATTTATATTTCGGAAAACATGGTGGGTCATAAGTTAGGGGAGTTCGCCATAACTCGTACCTTTAGGGCTCATTCAGGTGATCGCAAAGCGAAAAAAGAGGGTTAG
- the rplV gene encoding 50S ribosomal protein L22: MEVSARLKYARISAQKVRLVADQVRELPAEKAVDLLRFSNKKAAAIMKKVLDSAIANAEHNEGVDVDELKVSTVMVDEGPVVARRFHARARGRANRILKRTCHITVKVSDSRVESD, from the coding sequence ATGGAAGTTAGCGCAAGATTGAAATATGCACGTATTTCAGCTCAAAAGGTGAGGCTTGTAGCTGATCAAGTTCGCGAGTTGCCGGCTGAAAAAGCGGTTGATTTGTTGCGCTTTAGCAATAAAAAAGCGGCAGCCATTATGAAGAAAGTCTTAGATTCTGCTATTGCTAATGCGGAGCATAATGAGGGCGTTGACGTGGATGAATTAAAGGTTTCGACAGTAATGGTTGATGAAGGGCCTGTTGTGGCGCGACGATTTCATGCCCGAGCTCGTGGCCGTGCTAATCGAATTTTAAAGCGCACTTGCCATATTACTGTTAAAGTATCAGATTCTCGAGTGGAGAGCGACTAA
- the rpsC gene encoding 30S ribosomal protein S3, which translates to MGQKVNPVCIRLGITRDWTSNWYADKKDFADRLNDDLQVRQLLEERLKGASISRIQIERPARNAKIAIYSARLGVIIGKKGGEIDALRAEISKVMRVPVHITIEEIRKPELDAKLVAENIVQQLERRVIFRRAMKRAVQNTLRQGALGIKISVSGRLGGAEIARTEWYREGRVPLHTFRADIDYATATAKTTYGTIGVKVWIFKGEIHAPKAQVLTEEVVVEQVAEEKVK; encoded by the coding sequence ATGGGTCAAAAAGTTAATCCAGTATGCATACGACTTGGTATTACTAGAGATTGGACATCCAATTGGTATGCGGATAAAAAAGATTTTGCTGATCGGTTAAACGATGATTTACAAGTGCGTCAATTGTTAGAAGAGCGTCTAAAAGGCGCGTCCATTAGTCGAATCCAAATCGAACGTCCAGCTCGTAATGCTAAAATTGCAATTTACTCTGCGCGCCTAGGTGTAATCATTGGAAAGAAAGGCGGAGAAATTGACGCTTTACGGGCAGAAATATCAAAGGTAATGAGAGTTCCAGTGCACATTACCATCGAAGAAATTCGAAAGCCTGAATTAGATGCGAAATTAGTAGCGGAGAATATTGTTCAACAATTAGAGCGGCGAGTTATATTCCGAAGAGCTATGAAACGCGCTGTCCAAAATACTCTGCGTCAGGGTGCTTTGGGAATTAAGATAAGTGTGAGTGGGCGCTTAGGCGGAGCTGAGATCGCTCGTACCGAGTGGTATCGGGAAGGGCGTGTTCCTCTGCATACTTTTCGCGCGGATATCGATTACGCAACGGCTACAGCCAAAACTACCTATGGAACGATCGGGGTGAAGGTATGGATTTTTAAAGGTGAAATCCATGCGCCGAAAGCGCAAGTACTAACTGAAGAAGTAGTTGTTGAGCAAGTAGCCGAAGAAAAAGTGAAATAG
- the rplP gene encoding 50S ribosomal protein L16, whose protein sequence is MLQPSNKKYQKDFKGRNQGVAHRGNRVSFGEFGLKAMACAQITARQLEAARRALSRHIKRGGKITIRIYPDKPITKKPLEVRQGKGKGSVEYWVALVQPGRMLFEIEGVDEALAREAFARAAAKLPVKCIFVKRTVM, encoded by the coding sequence ATGCTGCAGCCAAGTAACAAAAAATACCAAAAAGACTTTAAAGGCCGGAATCAAGGGGTGGCTCATCGCGGCAATCGTGTTAGTTTTGGAGAGTTTGGCCTTAAAGCAATGGCTTGTGCTCAAATTACTGCACGTCAATTAGAGGCGGCACGGCGTGCGCTTTCGCGGCATATTAAGCGCGGTGGCAAAATTACTATCCGTATTTATCCAGATAAACCGATTACGAAAAAGCCCTTGGAAGTACGTCAAGGTAAAGGTAAGGGGAGTGTTGAATATTGGGTGGCACTTGTTCAGCCTGGGCGGATGCTTTTTGAGATTGAAGGGGTTGATGAAGCTCTGGCCCGTGAAGCCTTTGCTCGGGCGGCGGCTAAATTGCCTGTGAAATGTATATTTGTTAAACGAACGGTGATGTAA
- the rpmC gene encoding 50S ribosomal protein L29: MKINELRNKTEAELKKELLELLKEQFNLRMQKVMGEVPRPHLYKQVRRNIARIKTILRERERTV; encoded by the coding sequence ATGAAAATCAATGAGCTACGTAATAAAACAGAAGCTGAACTTAAAAAAGAGTTGCTGGAGTTGCTGAAAGAGCAATTCAATTTGCGGATGCAAAAAGTTATGGGAGAAGTTCCCCGTCCTCATCTCTATAAACAGGTGCGCCGTAATATTGCTCGCATTAAAACCATTTTGAGAGAAAGGGAACGTACAGTATGA
- the rpsQ gene encoding 30S ribosomal protein S17, translating into MSRNEKTVRTLTGTVVSNKMNDTVVVLVERQVKHPKYGKFIKRSTKVHVHDQGNKCQEGDIVTVREIRPISKTKRWTLVKIREKSEKV; encoded by the coding sequence ATGAGTAGGAATGAAAAAACAGTCCGTACTCTAACAGGAACAGTGGTTAGTAATAAAATGAATGATACTGTTGTTGTATTAGTAGAACGGCAAGTAAAACATCCTAAATATGGGAAGTTTATTAAACGTTCTACGAAAGTTCATGTCCATGATCAGGGCAACAAATGTCAGGAGGGTGACATCGTAACAGTTCGCGAAATACGTCCTATTTCAAAAACAAAAAGATGGACATTGGTAAAAATTAGAGAAAAATCGGAAAAGGTGTGA
- the rplX gene encoding 50S ribosomal protein L24, translating to MAMKKIKKDDIVVIITGKDKGRQGKVLKVLPNRCVLVEGVNLVKKHVRPNPNKNEQGGRLERELGIHVSNVAIYNPTTKKPDRVRIKLLEDDSKVRVFTSNGEVIDV from the coding sequence ATGGCAATGAAGAAAATTAAAAAAGATGACATTGTTGTTATAATTACAGGAAAAGATAAAGGTCGTCAGGGTAAGGTACTAAAAGTTCTGCCTAATAGATGCGTTTTAGTGGAAGGCGTAAATCTAGTTAAAAAACATGTAAGGCCTAATCCCAATAAAAATGAGCAAGGTGGGAGATTAGAACGGGAATTAGGGATCCATGTTTCTAATGTTGCTATCTATAACCCTACCACTAAAAAACCAGATCGAGTGAGAATTAAATTATTGGAGGATGACTCGAAAGTCCGAGTATTTACCTCAAATGGCGAAGTGATTGACGTATAA
- the rplE gene encoding 50S ribosomal protein L5, protein MVELQELYKKTIIPTLQKEFGFKSVMAVPRIEKITLNMGIGEAVVDKKVIERAMDDMMRISGQKPIITYARKSEAGFKIRTGWPIGCKVTLRRQRMYEFLKRLISIAIPRIRDFRGFNAKSFDGRGNFSLGIREQIVFPEIQYDKIDAIRGMDITITTTARTNEEGQALLKVFGFPLKDLKD, encoded by the coding sequence ATGGTAGAACTACAAGAACTTTACAAAAAAACGATTATTCCAACTTTGCAGAAAGAGTTTGGTTTTAAATCAGTGATGGCCGTTCCACGTATTGAAAAGATTACTTTAAATATGGGTATTGGTGAGGCTGTAGTTGATAAAAAAGTGATTGAACGGGCTATGGACGATATGATGAGAATTTCGGGACAAAAACCGATTATTACCTATGCACGTAAATCAGAGGCTGGGTTTAAAATTCGTACTGGATGGCCTATTGGCTGTAAAGTAACCTTGCGCCGACAACGTATGTATGAATTTTTGAAACGGTTAATTTCGATTGCAATACCTCGTATTCGAGATTTTCGAGGTTTTAATGCTAAATCATTTGATGGACGAGGTAACTTTAGTCTCGGAATTCGAGAACAAATTGTTTTTCCAGAAATTCAGTATGATAAAATCGATGCTATTCGTGGGATGGATATTACCATTACTACTACAGCACGAACCAATGAAGAAGGACAAGCTTTATTAAAAGTTTTTGGCTTCCCATTAAAAGACTTAAAAGATTAA
- the rpsN gene encoding 30S ribosomal protein S14, whose amino-acid sequence MAKLSIIERNKRRIQQSQKARKKRLELKKIIKKGALEDQELALLKLQKSPRNEAGVRVRHRCRECGRPCGTFKKFGLCRIHLREAAMRGDVPGLKKASW is encoded by the coding sequence ATGGCGAAATTAAGTATCATCGAACGAAATAAAAGACGTATTCAACAGTCTCAAAAGGCGCGAAAAAAACGCTTGGAATTAAAAAAAATCATTAAAAAGGGCGCTCTAGAAGATCAAGAGTTAGCTTTATTGAAATTGCAAAAAAGTCCTCGTAATGAGGCGGGAGTTCGAGTGAGACATCGATGTCGAGAATGTGGCCGGCCTTGTGGCACATTTAAAAAATTTGGGTTGTGTCGAATTCATTTGCGGGAAGCTGCGATGAGGGGAGATGTACCCGGATTAAAAAAAGCGAGTTGGTAA
- the rpsH gene encoding 30S ribosomal protein S8 codes for MQDPISDMLTRIRNAQAVAKKEVTIPSSKLKLSIAKVLKNEGYIIDYREENDSIKRQLIIILKYHEGKPVISTIKRLSGPALRVYKGKDELPKVNNGLGIAIISTSKGVMSDREARHCGEGGEVICYVS; via the coding sequence ATGCAAGATCCTATATCCGATATGTTGACACGTATTCGCAACGCGCAGGCAGTGGCGAAAAAAGAAGTCACTATCCCTTCATCAAAATTAAAATTAAGTATTGCGAAGGTGTTGAAGAATGAGGGTTATATTATCGATTATCGAGAGGAAAACGATTCAATCAAACGACAGTTGATAATTATCTTGAAATATCACGAAGGGAAACCTGTTATTTCAACTATAAAACGTTTGAGCGGGCCAGCTTTGCGTGTATATAAAGGTAAGGATGAATTACCTAAAGTAAACAATGGCTTAGGTATTGCTATTATTTCAACTTCAAAGGGCGTGATGTCTGATCGTGAGGCACGGCATTGCGGTGAAGGCGGAGAAGTTATTTGTTACGTTAGCTAG
- the rplF gene encoding 50S ribosomal protein L6, translating to MVSRVAKNPIKIPAGVDVKIQGQLITVKGKLGELTEIVHNTVKVTQGNGELQMLPTNDLPESNALAGTTRAVIQNMVRGVHEGFQRKLLVVGVGYRAKAQGKALNLTVGFSHPVNIEMPEGISVETPSATEIIIKGADWQGVCQVAANIRAIWPPEPYKGKGIRYDDEYVVRKEAKKK from the coding sequence ATGGTAAGTCGTGTAGCAAAAAATCCGATTAAAATACCTGCTGGAGTTGATGTTAAAATCCAGGGACAACTCATAACGGTTAAAGGTAAGCTGGGTGAACTTACCGAAATAGTTCATAACACCGTCAAAGTTACACAAGGCAATGGTGAACTCCAAATGTTACCAACGAATGATCTGCCAGAGTCGAATGCGTTAGCAGGAACAACTCGCGCTGTGATCCAAAACATGGTTCGCGGTGTGCATGAAGGATTTCAACGGAAACTGTTGGTGGTAGGGGTTGGTTATCGGGCAAAGGCCCAAGGGAAGGCTTTGAATTTAACAGTCGGGTTTTCTCATCCGGTGAACATTGAAATGCCAGAAGGAATTTCCGTGGAAACTCCCAGTGCGACTGAAATTATTATCAAAGGAGCTGATTGGCAAGGGGTTTGCCAAGTGGCGGCAAATATTCGTGCAATCTGGCCGCCTGAACCTTATAAAGGTAAGGGCATTCGCTATGATGATGAATACGTGGTTCGTAAAGAGGCTAAGAAGAAATAA
- the rplR gene encoding 50S ribosomal protein L18 gives MDKRKKQLRRACRTRAKIKELGMVRLCVHRSLNHIYAQLISSDASILAAASTLEKEVRGQLKHGGNIAAASVVGKLIAERAQKAGVTKVAFDRSGYKYHGRVRALAEAARKSGIEF, from the coding sequence ATGGATAAACGAAAAAAACAACTTCGACGTGCGTGTCGAACAAGGGCGAAAATTAAAGAATTGGGTATGGTGCGCTTATGTGTTCACCGCTCGCTCAATCATATTTATGCTCAACTCATTTCTTCCGATGCGAGTATATTGGCTGCTGCATCGACTTTGGAAAAAGAAGTGAGAGGTCAATTAAAGCACGGTGGCAATATCGCAGCAGCTTCGGTGGTTGGTAAGCTTATTGCGGAACGTGCCCAAAAAGCAGGGGTTACAAAAGTGGCTTTCGATCGTAGTGGTTATAAATACCACGGGCGCGTACGAGCATTGGCGGAAGCAGCGCGTAAGAGTGGAATTGAATTTTAA
- the rpsE gene encoding 30S ribosomal protein S5: protein MREVGTDTTTGGNQDKLVYVRRTAKVVKGGRVFGFSALVVVGDGQGKVGFGLGKAREVPASIQKATEDAGRNMISVPLDGNTLSHPIKATHASSTVLILPASEGTGVIAGNAMRAVFEVMGIQNVLAKCIGSSNPINVVRATFKALKSVETPESVAAKRGKTLEEILE from the coding sequence ATGCGTGAAGTGGGTACTGATACGACAACCGGTGGTAACCAGGATAAACTAGTTTATGTTCGGCGTACGGCGAAAGTCGTAAAAGGTGGACGCGTGTTTGGTTTTTCCGCATTGGTCGTTGTGGGCGATGGTCAAGGCAAGGTGGGATTTGGCTTGGGGAAAGCACGAGAAGTTCCAGCCTCTATTCAGAAGGCTACGGAAGATGCTGGTCGAAATATGATTTCCGTGCCGTTAGATGGCAATACATTAAGTCATCCAATAAAGGCCACCCATGCATCCTCGACAGTGTTAATATTGCCTGCTTCGGAAGGAACTGGGGTGATTGCTGGGAACGCAATGCGGGCAGTTTTTGAAGTTATGGGTATTCAAAATGTTTTGGCGAAGTGTATTGGTTCTTCTAATCCGATTAATGTAGTTCGAGCCACTTTTAAAGCTCTCAAAAGTGTGGAAACGCCCGAGTCCGTAGCTGCGAAACGTGGAAAAACTCTTGAAGAAATTTTGGAGTAA
- the rpmD gene encoding 50S ribosomal protein L30 — protein MEKIRVTLVGSKYGRKPKHRECIEGLGLRRMHQTVEIIDTPANRGMIDKVFYILRIEEV, from the coding sequence ATCGAAAAAATTCGCGTGACCCTAGTGGGAAGTAAATATGGGCGAAAACCTAAGCATCGCGAATGCATAGAAGGCTTGGGATTGCGACGTATGCATCAGACAGTGGAAATTATTGATACGCCTGCTAATCGAGGCATGATTGACAAGGTCTTTTATATATTAAGGATTGAGGAAGTTTAA
- the rplO gene encoding 50S ribosomal protein L15, whose translation MRLNVLKPSKRAGKNKMRVGRGIGSGKGKTCGRGHKGQHSRSGGYHKVGFEGGQMPLQRRVPKFGFTSQKKLISAEVRLHELNKISDDIVDIDTLKAANLVGCYVKYVKIFASGKLEKPVTIRGLGVTKGVKAALEAAGGKVDG comes from the coding sequence ATGCGGCTGAATGTTTTAAAACCGAGTAAAAGAGCGGGAAAAAATAAAATGCGGGTAGGCCGTGGAATTGGCAGTGGCAAAGGCAAAACGTGTGGTCGCGGACATAAAGGACAGCATTCTCGCTCTGGTGGTTATCATAAAGTAGGTTTCGAAGGGGGACAAATGCCTCTGCAACGTCGGGTTCCAAAATTTGGGTTCACTTCGCAAAAGAAATTAATTTCTGCAGAAGTGCGTTTACATGAATTGAATAAAATTTCCGATGATATAGTTGATATCGATACCCTGAAAGCGGCCAACCTTGTTGGTTGTTACGTTAAATACGTTAAAATATTTGCTTCAGGCAAATTAGAAAAACCTGTGACGATTCGTGGTCTGGGAGTAACCAAAGGCGTTAAGGCCGCTTTAGAAGCAGCAGGCGGTAAGGTCGATGGCTAG
- the secY gene encoding preprotein translocase subunit SecY, giving the protein MARTKFGVPLSQGRLRELKRRLLFVLIGIIVYRLGAYIPVPGLDPARLAVLFHQHELGFLGMFNMFSGGALSRMTIFALGVMPYISSSIIIQMYSQISPKMQALRKEGESGRRKINQYSRYGTVILSLLQSIFMTKWLASSGTVINPDFSFYFTAVLTLVTGTMFLMWLGEQMTERGVGNGISLIIFASIASRFPTAIGQVFTQVRQGQMSMLTLILLMATVIAVTLVVVFFERSQRRITINYAKRQQGRKLYTAQSSHLPLKINMAGVIPVIFAQSIILFPGAVAKFMASLQGLGWLNNVSLALSNGQPAYIVIFAIAVIFFSFFYTALVFNPKETAENLKKSGAFIPGIRPGEQTANYIYKVMTRLTLVGSIYLALLALLPQFLILAWNVPFYFGGTSLLIVVVVIMDFMAQVQAYLMSHQYESLMKKSGIKGSKFGLIR; this is encoded by the coding sequence ATGGCTAGAACCAAATTTGGGGTACCGTTGTCACAAGGCAGACTCAGGGAATTAAAACGACGCTTATTGTTTGTCTTAATCGGTATCATTGTATACCGATTAGGTGCCTACATTCCTGTTCCCGGACTCGATCCTGCTCGTCTAGCAGTCCTTTTCCATCAACATGAGCTAGGCTTTTTGGGAATGTTCAATATGTTTTCCGGCGGTGCTTTAAGCCGGATGACAATTTTTGCGTTGGGGGTAATGCCCTATATTTCCTCTTCCATCATCATTCAAATGTATAGCCAAATTTCTCCCAAAATGCAGGCTCTTCGTAAAGAAGGGGAATCCGGTCGTCGAAAAATCAATCAATATAGCCGGTATGGCACCGTTATATTGTCCCTATTGCAATCGATTTTTATGACAAAATGGCTTGCTAGCAGTGGTACTGTAATTAACCCAGATTTCAGTTTCTATTTTACAGCTGTTCTTACTCTCGTAACGGGCACTATGTTCCTCATGTGGTTGGGTGAGCAAATGACGGAACGAGGAGTAGGCAATGGAATTTCTTTAATTATTTTTGCAAGTATCGCCTCACGATTTCCTACAGCCATTGGCCAGGTATTTACACAAGTACGTCAAGGCCAAATGTCTATGTTAACTTTGATACTTCTAATGGCAACAGTTATTGCAGTTACTTTGGTGGTTGTCTTTTTCGAACGATCTCAACGCCGAATTACTATTAATTACGCCAAACGCCAGCAAGGAAGAAAATTATATACTGCTCAAAGCAGTCATCTTCCCTTAAAAATTAATATGGCGGGGGTTATCCCAGTAATTTTCGCGCAAAGTATTATTTTATTTCCGGGTGCTGTGGCTAAATTTATGGCATCCCTTCAAGGGCTGGGATGGCTGAATAATGTTTCTTTAGCACTTTCAAATGGCCAGCCGGCTTATATTGTGATTTTTGCTATTGCGGTAATCTTTTTTAGTTTCTTTTATACAGCCTTGGTTTTTAACCCAAAAGAAACTGCTGAAAATTTAAAAAAATCCGGGGCATTTATTCCAGGTATTCGACCGGGCGAACAGACAGCGAATTATATTTACAAAGTAATGACTCGATTAACTTTAGTCGGTTCTATCTACCTTGCTTTATTAGCTCTGCTCCCTCAATTTTTGATTTTAGCGTGGAATGTTCCTTTTTATTTTGGAGGTACTTCCTTGTTAATTGTGGTGGTGGTTATTATGGATTTCATGGCGCAAGTGCAGGCTTATTTAATGAGCCATCAATATGAATCCTTAATGAAAAAGTCGGGTATAAAAGGCTCAAAATTTGGACTTATTCGATAA
- the rpmJ gene encoding 50S ribosomal protein L36, with protein MKVRVSVKRICRNCKIVRRRGVVRVICSDARHKQRQKGGK; from the coding sequence ATGAAAGTAAGAGTATCAGTAAAACGAATTTGTCGAAATTGTAAGATAGTTCGGCGGCGGGGTGTCGTGCGAGTAATTTGCAGTGACGCTCGGCACAAGCAACGGCAAAAAGGTGGGAAGTAA